Proteins encoded together in one Sphingomonas radiodurans window:
- the ftsY gene encoding signal recognition particle-docking protein FtsY yields MTDQRSWHDKLIGGFRRTSDRLVGNLAGLGTARLDEAQLEEIEEALIASDLGPETAGRIRTRLAEGSFERNMEELGIRLVVAEEVEKVLAQVARPLEIDAFPRPQVILVIGVNGSGKTTTIAKLAHLLMEQDYGVMLAAGDTFRAAAIGQLATWAQRVGVPIVSGPEGGDAAGVVWDAVKKATETGIDVLIVDTAGRLQNKRELMDELAKIRRVLGRINPAAPHDVVLVLDATTGQNALNQIEVFKEVAGVTGLVMTKLDGTARGGVLVAAAERYGLPIHAIGVGEGMTDLRPFDANEVSRIIAGVDQRG; encoded by the coding sequence ATGACCGACCAGCGCTCCTGGCACGACAAGCTCATCGGCGGCTTCCGTCGCACGTCCGATCGCCTCGTCGGCAACCTTGCCGGCTTGGGTACGGCGCGGCTCGACGAGGCGCAGCTCGAAGAGATCGAAGAAGCGCTGATCGCTTCCGATCTCGGCCCCGAAACCGCTGGCCGCATCCGCACCCGGCTCGCCGAGGGCAGCTTCGAGCGCAACATGGAAGAGCTCGGCATCCGGCTCGTCGTGGCGGAAGAAGTCGAGAAGGTGCTCGCGCAAGTCGCCCGTCCGCTCGAGATCGACGCCTTCCCGCGGCCGCAGGTGATCCTCGTCATCGGCGTCAACGGCTCGGGCAAGACGACCACCATCGCAAAGCTCGCGCATTTGCTGATGGAGCAGGATTACGGCGTGATGCTCGCCGCCGGCGACACATTCCGCGCCGCCGCGATCGGCCAGCTCGCCACCTGGGCGCAACGCGTCGGCGTGCCGATCGTCAGCGGCCCGGAGGGCGGAGATGCCGCTGGCGTCGTCTGGGATGCAGTCAAGAAGGCGACCGAGACGGGCATCGACGTGCTGATCGTCGACACGGCGGGTCGCCTGCAGAACAAGCGCGAGCTGATGGACGAACTCGCCAAGATCCGCCGCGTGCTCGGCCGCATCAATCCCGCCGCGCCGCACGATGTGGTGCTCGTGCTGGATGCGACCACCGGGCAGAATGCGCTCAATCAGATCGAGGTGTTCAAAGAAGTCGCCGGCGTCACCGGCCTCGTGATGACCAAGCTCGACGGCACCGCGCGCGGCGGCGTGCTGGTCGCGGCGGCCGAACGCTACGGGCTCCCGATCCACGCCATCGGCGTCGGCGAGGGGATGACCGATCTGCGACCGTTCGATGCGAACGAGGTCAGCCGGATCATCGCCGGCGTGGATCAGCGCGGATAG